One window from the genome of Nitrosospira multiformis encodes:
- a CDS encoding CvpA family protein — MTIFDYAVLAILVVSILLSVMRGVVRELFSLAGWVVAFMVANSFAAGFVSMLPSSITGESLRMLLAFAAVFLSTLLTMALITMLISALIKTVGLGFADRFFGSLFGFMRGLLVVLLMVLAAGLTALPQEPFWQKALLSKPLETAAMMAIPWLPKDLSGRISYVKLKREQ; from the coding sequence ATGACTATTTTTGATTACGCCGTTCTTGCCATACTTGTTGTATCGATTCTACTGAGCGTGATGCGTGGGGTCGTACGCGAATTGTTTTCGCTGGCGGGCTGGGTAGTCGCATTCATGGTGGCGAATTCGTTCGCGGCGGGATTTGTGTCCATGCTGCCATCCAGCATTACCGGCGAATCGCTGCGTATGTTGCTGGCATTTGCTGCGGTGTTCTTGTCGACGTTGCTGACGATGGCGTTGATTACCATGTTGATATCGGCTCTGATAAAGACCGTGGGACTGGGATTCGCCGACAGGTTTTTTGGTTCGTTATTCGGGTTTATGCGCGGGTTGCTGGTCGTGCTATTGATGGTATTGGCAGCGGGGCTGACCGCGTTGCCACAAGAGCCGTTCTGGCAGAAGGCTTTACTGAGCAAGCCATTGGAGACAGCGGCGATGATGGCGATACCGTGGTTGCCAAAGGATTTGTCCGGGCGCATCAGTTACGTGAAACTGAAGCGTGAACAATGA
- a CDS encoding SPOR domain-containing protein → MAKAVSEEEIQLRKRARRRLVGAITLVIAAVVILPMVLDSKPEPRSQEIDIRIPSEEVAEEFIPGSAPGMKTPAPEKTVTGVQQETQKEPGPPVKSAQSSNEPVEKPAVDGKSTSTKVESGVAKATDATAMFVVQLGAFSDPAKARQQQQSLASKGTKVYTETLKTDKGEITRVRAGPFASREEAEVAREKLKKLGLDGVVTDK, encoded by the coding sequence ATGGCAAAAGCTGTCAGCGAAGAAGAAATTCAACTTAGAAAGCGTGCAAGAAGGCGCCTGGTTGGTGCAATTACGTTAGTGATCGCAGCGGTTGTGATTTTGCCGATGGTGCTGGATAGTAAACCGGAGCCGCGAAGTCAGGAGATTGACATCCGTATTCCATCGGAAGAGGTCGCGGAGGAATTCATTCCCGGAAGCGCTCCCGGTATGAAAACACCTGCTCCCGAAAAAACCGTAACGGGCGTACAGCAGGAAACGCAAAAAGAACCCGGACCACCCGTAAAGTCCGCTCAATCCTCGAATGAGCCGGTGGAGAAGCCGGCTGTGGATGGGAAGAGTACAAGTACCAAGGTTGAATCAGGCGTTGCTAAAGCCACCGACGCCACGGCTATGTTTGTCGTACAATTGGGCGCGTTCTCTGATCCGGCCAAGGCCCGGCAACAGCAGCAAAGTCTGGCATCCAAGGGCACCAAGGTTTATACGGAGACGCTTAAGACCGACAAAGGGGAAATAACGCGCGTGCGCGCCGGCCCTTTTGCCAGCCGCGAGGAAGCGGAGGTTGCCCGCGAGAAATTGAAGAAGCTGGGGCTGGATGGCGTAGTCACAGATAAATAG